DNA sequence from the Bacteroidota bacterium genome:
TGATAAGGAGGCTGACAGCAGTAAACACAAAACTCCAATTCCCGGGGCTAACGACGGAGCCAGCGGTACCGGAGTCCTGCTCGAACTGGCAAATGTAATCGGAAAAAACAAACTGGATTACGGTGTCGATATTGTTCTGTTCGATGGGGAAGATTATGGAGTTTCGAGCAGTCTCGAGGGATATTGTCTTGGTTCAAAACACTTCGCTTCAAATTTTCCGCTTCCAATTAAACCAAAATTTGGTATTCTTCTCGATCTTGTGGGTGATATCGAGGCTGTTTATATGCGTGAACCGGCTTCGATGCAGTACGCCGGGGATCTGGTGGAATTGCTTTGGCGTTATGCTCAGAGTTCAGGGAATTCAAGATTCAAGGATTTTATCTCGCAACCCATTTACGATGATCATATACCTTTAAACGAGGCAGGCATAAAGACTCTAAATATAATCGATGCCGGACTTGTTGGTGCCAATTCTGCAAATCCTCGAAGAAACTACTGGCACACTCTTAACGACGATATGCGGAATATCAGCAAGACCACATTATATGACCTCGGCAGGGTACTAACAGGATTTTTATATTCACTTAAAATTAATTAGGCAATGCTTTACGATTATAACGGTATCAAGTGTTTTTACAAATTTGAGGAGAGGGGAAGCAGGCATACTCTGGTTTTAATCCACGGTTTTGGTGGCAGTTCTGCTGACTGGGAACCGTTTGTTGAAGTACTCGGTGAAGAACAAAGTTATCTGCTGATCGACTTGCCCGGCTGCGGGCAGTCGGAGTTCACATCAGATGACACTTTCTACACATTTGAAGGACTGGGTGGTTTAGTCTCGAGTCTGATTGATTCCCTGAGTATTATATCACCGGTTATTTGCGGTTACTCGGCAGGGGGCAGACTTGTTTACTATATCACCGCACATAATCTGGTGAATTCACAATCCGGATTTGTTGCCATTTCAACAACTCCAGGCATTCCGGATGAAGTGATGAGGCAGGAGAGACGGGAGGGTGATATCCATCATGCAAAAATGATTGCTGAACACGGAATTGAGGAATGGGTGGAAAACTGGCTAAATCTTGATCTGTTTGAAGGTTTGAAGTATCTTTTATCTGATTTCAATGAAGAGTACAGGAAAAGAAGGCTTCTCAACAATACTGAAGTGCTGCAGAAGTATCTTTTATATTCCGGACTCGGTATTCAGGAACCGCTACAACCGGGATTGAGAAAAACCACCGTTCCGGGACTTCTGATTTCCGGCGGTAATGATGGAAAATATTGTGAAATAGGGAATCGTGTCATCAGGTTGAACAATAAATTTAAACATTTTGTTATAGAAGGAGCGTGGCATACTCTTTATCTGGAGAAACCGAAAGAGACTGCCCGATTGATTGAAAATTTTTTAACTGAATTGAATTAAAACCATTTGGAAATATTATGTTGATTGAATGGAAACAAACCGGAAATTATAAAGACATCATTTACGAAAAAGCTGAAGGCATTGCAAAAATTACCATCAACAGGCCCGAAGTAAGAAACGCTTTCCGTCCTGACACTGTGATTGAGATGTACAATGCCTTTGTTGATGCAAGGGAGGACCAGGAGATCGGCGTCATCCTGTTGACAGGCAAGGGACCTGCCGAGGATGGCAAATACGCTTTCTGTTCAGGTGGTGATCAGAGGATTAGAGGAGATCAGGGCTACATTGGCTCGGATGGAGTTCCAAGACTTAATGTTCTGGATTTGCAGAAAATGATCAGAAGCATACCCAAACCAGTAATCGCTCTTGTGGCAGGATACGCAATTGGTGGCGGCCATGTTCTTCATGTGGTTTGCGACCTAACCATAGCCGCTGATAATGCGGTATTTGGACAGACCGGTCCGAAGGTCGGAAGTTTCGATGGTGGTTTTGGTGCATCCTATCTTGCCAGACTTGTTGGACAGAAAAGAGCCCGTGAAATCTGGTATCTTTGCCGCCAGTACAATGCAGCTGAAGCATATGAAATGGGACTCGTGAACAAAGTTGTACCCGTCGAAGAACTTGAGGCTGAAGGAGTTCAGTGGGCGAGAGAGATTCTTGAAAAAAGCCCCCTCTCCATTCGTTTATTAAAATCCGCATTCAATGCCGAGCTCGACGGACAACAGGGTATTCAGGAACTTGCCGGAAACGCAACACTTCTATATTACATGACCGAGGAAGCTCAGGAAGGTAAAAAAGCTTACTTGGAGAAGAGAAAGCCCGATTTCAATAAATTTCCCAAACTGCCGTAGAAGTTATGAGTAAATTGAATGTCTGGATTCTGGCGGCAAGACCTAAAACTCTTCTTGCCGCATTCGTCCCGGTGATTGTTGGTACATCACTGGCGGTTGCAGAGAAAGAGTACCATCTAGCCGCGGCTCTTGTTGCTTTGATTTGTTCAATACTGATCCAGATTGCCACGAATTTTACAAACGATCTTTATGATCACCTCAAAGGTGCAGACACCAAAGAAAGGGTGGGCCCGCAGAGAGCATTGAATGAAGGATGGGTTTCGGTCGGGGAGATGAAACTTGCTATTTACCTTACATTCGGACTGGCTTTCATTCTGGGGTTGTATCTTGTCTACCTTGGTGGTCCGCTTATTTCAGCGATAGGAATTCTTTCCATAATCGCAGGATTTATGTACACCGCAGGCCCGTTTCCGTTTGCTTACAACGGGCTGGGTGATCTTTTTGTTTTCCTTTTCTACGGTTTTGTGGGCACCGTAGGGACATATTTTATCAATACCCATACCATTACAAGTCAGGCTATGATATCGTCAATACCTGTCGGCGCCCTGGTAACGAATATACTGGTTGTAAATAATTACCGGGATGTGGATCAGGATAAAAAAGCCGGGAAGAAAACTCTCGCGGTGCTGCTCGGTAAGAATTTTGCACTGGCAGAATATTTTATTTTGCTTGTTTCCTCATTTTCAGTCCCATTGATCATGTATCTCTACTATGATCTGACCTATTGGGTATTTCTTCCTTATTTAACCCTCCCATTTGCTTATAAAGCGATTCTGATGTTGCTGAGCCTTAAAGGTTCGGAATTGAATAAAG
Encoded proteins:
- a CDS encoding M28 family peptidase — encoded protein: MNFGKATVVLILFAVFFTSCKKNEEPPAVQPPQFEIQKRDNMPVFDSLNVYEYVKRQTEFGPRVSGLPSWENAKKYLIESLQKSGAKVTLQDFEAVVPWGEKMKFTNIIGSFNPDAAKRVLLCAHWDSRPHADKEADSSKHKTPIPGANDGASGTGVLLELANVIGKNKLDYGVDIVLFDGEDYGVSSSLEGYCLGSKHFASNFPLPIKPKFGILLDLVGDIEAVYMREPASMQYAGDLVELLWRYAQSSGNSRFKDFISQPIYDDHIPLNEAGIKTLNIIDAGLVGANSANPRRNYWHTLNDDMRNISKTTLYDLGRVLTGFLYSLKIN
- a CDS encoding alpha/beta fold hydrolase, producing the protein MLYDYNGIKCFYKFEERGSRHTLVLIHGFGGSSADWEPFVEVLGEEQSYLLIDLPGCGQSEFTSDDTFYTFEGLGGLVSSLIDSLSIISPVICGYSAGGRLVYYITAHNLVNSQSGFVAISTTPGIPDEVMRQERREGDIHHAKMIAEHGIEEWVENWLNLDLFEGLKYLLSDFNEEYRKRRLLNNTEVLQKYLLYSGLGIQEPLQPGLRKTTVPGLLISGGNDGKYCEIGNRVIRLNNKFKHFVIEGAWHTLYLEKPKETARLIENFLTELN
- the menB gene encoding 1,4-dihydroxy-2-naphthoyl-CoA synthase, with protein sequence MLIEWKQTGNYKDIIYEKAEGIAKITINRPEVRNAFRPDTVIEMYNAFVDAREDQEIGVILLTGKGPAEDGKYAFCSGGDQRIRGDQGYIGSDGVPRLNVLDLQKMIRSIPKPVIALVAGYAIGGGHVLHVVCDLTIAADNAVFGQTGPKVGSFDGGFGASYLARLVGQKRAREIWYLCRQYNAAEAYEMGLVNKVVPVEELEAEGVQWAREILEKSPLSIRLLKSAFNAELDGQQGIQELAGNATLLYYMTEEAQEGKKAYLEKRKPDFNKFPKLP
- a CDS encoding 1,4-dihydroxy-2-naphthoate polyprenyltransferase — encoded protein: MSKLNVWILAARPKTLLAAFVPVIVGTSLAVAEKEYHLAAALVALICSILIQIATNFTNDLYDHLKGADTKERVGPQRALNEGWVSVGEMKLAIYLTFGLAFILGLYLVYLGGPLISAIGILSIIAGFMYTAGPFPFAYNGLGDLFVFLFYGFVGTVGTYFINTHTITSQAMISSIPVGALVTNILVVNNYRDVDQDKKAGKKTLAVLLGKNFALAEYFILLVSSFSVPLIMYLYYDLTYWVFLPYLTLPFAYKAILMLLSLKGSELNKALELSAKISALFGFLFSLGLCL